One window from the genome of Eucalyptus grandis isolate ANBG69807.140 chromosome 7, ASM1654582v1, whole genome shotgun sequence encodes:
- the LOC104452705 gene encoding uncharacterized protein At1g10890 has translation MPRDISRSRSPSYRRRRSPSPLGHRYSHRSRRDRSRSPYSSYSYSRRKSRSISLRRRKSCSPTVRRHKSRSPTPKRYRRQKSRSPSLAPTHSSSSPSLGSVERKSAVEKLRKEEEERKRRQREAELKLIEEETAKRVEEAIQKKVEESLSSAEIQLEVQRRLEEGRRRLHDEVAAQLEKEKEIGLIQARQKEEQVRREKEELERMLEENRRRVEEAQRKEALEQQRREEERYLELEKLQRQKEEALRRKKQEEEEQRLNQMKVLGKNKLRPKLSFALGSK, from the exons ATGCCTCGCGATATATCAAGGTCTCGTTCACCTTCATATAGGCGAAGGCGTTCACCTTCTCCTTTGGGGCATAGGTATAGCCACAGGAGTCGAAGAGACAGAAGCCGCTCTCCCTATTCATCTTATTCCTATAGCAG AAGGAAAAGTCGTTCTATATCTCTGCGGCGACGCAAGAGTTGTTCTCCAACAGTGAGGCGTCACAAAAGCCGCTCCCCTACCCCAAAGCGCTACAGAAGGCAAAAGAGTAGAAGTCCCTCATTGGCTCCTACTCATAGCTCTTCTAGTCCAAGCCTTGGGTCTGTGGAGCGCAAAAGTGCCgttgagaaattgagaaaggaagaagaagagaggaaaag GCGTCAGCGCGAGGCAGAATTGAAATTAATCGAAGAGGAAACTGCTAAGAGGGTAGAGGAAGCTATCCAGAAGAAAGTGGAAGAGAGCTTGAGCTCTGCTGAGATCCAACTAGAGGTACAAAGAAGGTTGGAGGAAGGCCGGAGAAGGCTTCATGATGAAGTTGCAGCACagcttgaaaaagaaaaggaaattggcCTTATTCAGGCCAGACAAAAGGAG GAGCAAGTgcgaagagagaaagaggaactAGAAAGGATGCTGGAGGAGAACAGGAGGAGAGTAGAAGAAGCTCAGAGAAAGGAAGCTTTAGAGCAGCAGAGGAGGGAAGAGGAACGGTATTTGGAGCTGGAGAAGCTCCAGAGGCAGAAAGAGGAGGCTTTGCGGAGGAAGAAACAGGAAGAGGAGGAGCAACGGCTAAATCAGATGAAAGTGTTGGGCAAGAACAAATTGCGGCCCAAGTTGTCATTTGCTCTTGGCTCAAAATGA